ATCAAGCAGCGTCAACGTTGGCAGTTCGATGCAAGCATAAATTATGAAGCTACAGATAATGTTAATAATGCCTCAAGTACCCGTGTGATCAATTGGGGCGGCAAACAGTGGCGTAAAACAGAAGATAGCTTACCTCAGAGTGCTCATGGTATTCGCTATGCATTAGAGGCATCTCGCGATGTTAATATCACTGGCAATCATTTTGGACATATGAATGTTGATATCAACGGTGTTCATTATTGGGATAACAGCGATTATAGTGAACAGAGTACACGCTTAGCAGCAGGTTATGAATATCGAGACATAAAAACCACCTTTTCATTGACGCCCTTTGTAGAACATAACTGGTTAGGTGGTGATAGCTATAATCAAATGTTAGGAATCAATACCTACTCACGCTATCAGTTGAATGATAAATGGCAAACCTCGGCAGGACTGGGATATTCTAAAAAAGAGTATCGACAACCTTCTCTATCGGCAAAATATGATGGTCATATCTTATCAACAAATGGAACTCTACTTTATACTATTGATCCGACTTGGCTGGTTTACGGTAGTCTAAACTGGAGTGATGATAGAACCGAAGATGCAGAAAAAGCTTCGATAAGACGTGGCATATCATTGGGTACAACTAAGTTACTACAAAATGGGCTTGGCGTACGTTTTGGTACTCAATATGCAAAACGAGACTTTAAAGCAGCAGGCACACTGGTTTACCCTTTCATACGTGAGGACAAAGAATACCGATTACAGAGCGAACTTTGGCATAATAAATTGTCTTATAAAGGGCTAGTACCACACCTTAATATCAGCTATCTCAATATTGATAGCAATATGCCGGGCTTTTATTCAAGAGATGAGTTCCAGTGGCTTATCAGCTTGCAAAAATCGTTTTAATTAATTTGCTTTAGCAAAATCCTGCTCAACACCGGTGCCATTATAATAAAAATTACCCAAGTTATATTGCGCCTGCGGATGTCCTTGTGCCGCAGCCTTTTGATACCAATGCGCCGCTTTGACAAAATCTTGAGCCACACCGCTACCACTATCATAGATAGCAGCAACCGTAAATTGAGCTCGGGCATTGCCTTGTTCAGCCGCTTGGGTATACCAGTGCAAAGCTTGGGTGTAATCTTGCTCGACACCTTGACCATTCTCATATAACACACCTAGGTTATTTTGCGCCATAGCATGACCTTGATTCGCTGCTTTGGCATACCAATGCGCAGCTTTGGCATAGTCCTGAGCAGTGCCCCGAGCATATTCATACATCACGCCCAGTTGAAACTGTGACGTCGCATGACCCTGATTGGCCGCTTTAGCATACCAATCAAGCGATTTAGTATAATCCTGTTTAATACCCTCACCGCCATCATATAGAGCACCTAGATTGTATTGCGCCATGATAAAGTCTTGCTGTGCTGACTTTTCAAGCCAATAAAGTGCCTGATTATAATTTTGCTGCACCCCATTACCATAAAGGTACATCTGACCAAGATTAAACTGCGCCTCCGCAACCCCTTGATTAGCAGCCTTTTGATACCAATTTTTTGCTTGGGCTAAGTCTTGCTCTG
Above is a window of Psychrobacter sp. FDAARGOS_221 DNA encoding:
- a CDS encoding SEL1-like repeat protein, with protein sequence MTTFNKKLSTSLREISSKLAIILFSLSLSLTALATTFEKIYVLAHEGDAMAQFSLGGYYQFGIDTEQDLAQAKNWYQKAANQGVAEAQFNLGQMYLYGNGVQQNYNQALYWLEKSAQQDFIMAQYNLGALYDGGEGIKQDYTKSLDWYAKAANQGHATSQFQLGVMYEYARGTAQDYAKAAHWYAKAANQGHAMAQNNLGVLYENGQGVEQDYTQALHWYTQAAEQGNARAQFTVAAIYDSGSGVAQDFVKAAHWYQKAAAQGHPQAQYNLGNFYYNGTGVEQDFAKAN
- a CDS encoding surface lipoprotein assembly modifier, giving the protein MSTYRYALIACCISSTFGITARAVANVQVITNDNFAIADTLSDKEPISFNTPFEINLPVKPIKPDADSIDEVISSTTQSLPSQRSNDDSKITDADSNKTTLTEQYSQQNNLLVLEDAINDAIKSRQWQALQHLLPAYKQQPDHDLLLYYYALGGIYRSQNRHKEAIAAYQTIIDAEPELVYPRFDLGVMLFENKQYQQAEYEIQRARSGLDSQMQQLADSYLEYIKQRQRWQFDASINYEATDNVNNASSTRVINWGGKQWRKTEDSLPQSAHGIRYALEASRDVNITGNHFGHMNVDINGVHYWDNSDYSEQSTRLAAGYEYRDIKTTFSLTPFVEHNWLGGDSYNQMLGINTYSRYQLNDKWQTSAGLGYSKKEYRQPSLSAKYDGHILSTNGTLLYTIDPTWLVYGSLNWSDDRTEDAEKASIRRGISLGTTKLLQNGLGVRFGTQYAKRDFKAAGTLVYPFIREDKEYRLQSELWHNKLSYKGLVPHLNISYLNIDSNMPGFYSRDEFQWLISLQKSF